One Porphyromonas pogonae genomic region harbors:
- a CDS encoding phospho-sugar mutase, translated as MENNDLLMQVRSKAEGWLSADYDDTTRKSVQAMLDNPDSTELIESFYKDLEFGTGGLRGIMGAGTNRMNKYTVGAATQGLANYLKQQFESLDQIAVVVGHDCRNNSREFAQITAQVFSANNIKVYLFEDLRPTPEISYAIRHLGCQSGVMITASHNPKEYNGYKAYWNDGAQMIAPHDKNTIVEVNKIRSVQDINFNGNDRLIEIIGEEIDTLFIKAVKGLSLSPESIARHKDMKIVYTPIHGTGVRIVPQTLKAFGFENIINVPEQDVVSGEFPTVISPNPEEPAALALAIKKAEDTGADLVLASDPDGDRIGVAARNDKGDMMLINGNEICTLLTYYSIMRRKELGTLSDKDYVVKTIVTTELIKAIADKNNVKMFDCYTGFKWIADVIRQNEGKLVYIGGGEESYGYLWEDFIRDKSSVSACAMFCEMASWALDKGLSIFNLLQKIYLEYGVYKEKGISVVRKGKSGAEEIEAMMKNFRENPMQTLGGSKVTEILDYAKLEGRLLEDGDVYTLDMPTTSNVLQYKTEDGTKVSIRPSGTEPKIKFYIGAKQIVEDEASLEEAKRKADEKIIAICSDLGLN; from the coding sequence ATGGAAAATAACGATCTTTTAATGCAAGTGAGATCGAAAGCGGAGGGATGGCTATCCGCTGATTATGACGATACTACACGCAAAAGTGTGCAGGCAATGCTTGATAACCCGGACTCTACCGAACTTATCGAATCATTTTATAAAGATCTGGAATTTGGTACCGGAGGGCTTAGGGGGATTATGGGAGCCGGCACAAATCGTATGAACAAATATACTGTGGGAGCAGCTACTCAAGGTTTGGCCAATTACCTCAAGCAGCAGTTCGAGTCTCTGGATCAGATAGCGGTAGTGGTAGGACACGATTGTCGCAATAATAGCCGTGAGTTTGCTCAGATTACAGCTCAGGTATTCTCTGCCAATAATATTAAAGTTTATCTTTTTGAAGACTTGAGACCCACTCCGGAAATATCTTATGCTATTCGCCATTTAGGATGCCAAAGCGGTGTGATGATTACGGCATCGCACAATCCCAAAGAATATAACGGTTATAAAGCATACTGGAATGACGGTGCACAGATGATCGCTCCTCATGACAAGAATACCATTGTCGAAGTCAATAAAATACGTTCGGTACAGGATATAAACTTCAATGGCAACGACCGTCTCATCGAAATTATAGGTGAAGAGATAGACACTCTGTTTATCAAGGCAGTAAAAGGACTTTCGCTTAGCCCTGAATCAATAGCCCGCCACAAGGATATGAAAATCGTGTATACTCCTATACATGGTACGGGTGTAAGGATTGTCCCACAAACACTTAAAGCTTTCGGATTCGAAAACATTATTAATGTGCCGGAGCAGGACGTGGTAAGCGGTGAGTTTCCTACCGTAATATCTCCGAACCCGGAAGAGCCGGCAGCTTTGGCTCTCGCTATTAAAAAAGCAGAAGATACGGGTGCAGATCTTGTATTGGCTTCTGATCCTGACGGAGACCGCATAGGAGTAGCTGCGAGAAATGATAAAGGAGACATGATGCTTATCAATGGTAATGAAATCTGCACTCTGCTGACTTATTACTCTATCATGCGTAGAAAAGAGTTGGGTACTCTGAGCGATAAGGATTATGTTGTAAAAACTATTGTAACTACAGAGCTTATCAAAGCTATTGCCGACAAAAACAATGTGAAAATGTTTGACTGCTACACGGGATTCAAATGGATTGCCGATGTGATCAGACAAAACGAAGGTAAATTGGTTTACATCGGTGGCGGAGAGGAAAGCTACGGTTATTTGTGGGAAGACTTTATCAGAGACAAAAGCTCAGTATCGGCTTGTGCCATGTTTTGCGAAATGGCTTCATGGGCATTGGACAAAGGGCTTTCCATCTTCAACCTTTTGCAAAAAATCTATCTTGAATACGGTGTATACAAAGAAAAAGGTATCAGCGTAGTGCGTAAAGGCAAAAGCGGAGCTGAAGAGATCGAGGCTATGATGAAGAATTTCCGGGAAAATCCTATGCAAACCCTCGGAGGATCTAAGGTAACGGAAATCCTTGACTATGCTAAACTCGAAGGGCGTTTGCTCGAAGATGGCGATGTTTACACATTAGATATGCCTACAACCAGTAATGTACTCCAGTACAAGACCGAAGACGGTACCAAAGTTTCTATCCGCCCATCGGGTACAGAACCCAAGATCAAGTTTTACATAGGAGCTAAGCAAATCGTAGAGGATGAAGCTTCTCTTGAAGAAGCTAAGAGAAAGGCTGACGAAAAGATTATTGCTATTTGCTCTGATCTTGGTTTAAATTAA
- a CDS encoding DUF6427 family protein yields MSYIESNNSRKPYWLIPISFLLGLLLITLNIFFNSLSPVEPEYWIDLPRLSNIQRTVAGLVVFVLAGFFGMKLTNYFILLRVYGRALFFMLLLIFTCSFFYEWDRFIPCILLELWALACLYSTYQQSSAPDHCFSLGLSLGIAAMIWLPSLWLLPFFIIELYFMRSFSLRNILAIIIGAITPLWIFIPVFTALPTLGLKDYYIENLNLLTSLDFIWHYNEGYFFWYLYPLVLILIHIIGLVYLYSSYWQERVKNRTLLFSASRTTTYLMTLAMFTGPSYKGMLFLSIIPLGILSARALSKVRHKLDRYLITIIIILSIASIILPLFL; encoded by the coding sequence ATGAGCTATATCGAAAGTAACAATAGCAGAAAACCCTACTGGCTTATCCCTATTAGTTTTTTACTGGGTTTGCTATTGATCACCCTTAACATCTTCTTTAACTCCTTATCTCCCGTAGAGCCGGAGTATTGGATAGATCTTCCTCGGCTAAGCAATATACAGCGCACTGTAGCGGGGCTGGTTGTTTTTGTGCTGGCTGGTTTTTTCGGGATGAAATTGACCAACTATTTTATACTCCTCAGGGTATATGGCAGAGCCCTGTTCTTTATGCTTCTTCTTATATTTACCTGTTCTTTTTTTTATGAATGGGATCGTTTTATTCCCTGTATTCTTTTGGAATTGTGGGCTTTGGCCTGCTTGTATTCCACTTATCAGCAATCATCAGCTCCCGATCATTGTTTTTCTTTGGGTCTCTCTTTGGGCATTGCAGCTATGATATGGCTACCTTCTCTGTGGTTGCTTCCCTTTTTTATTATTGAGCTGTATTTTATGCGTTCGTTTTCATTACGTAATATTTTGGCCATAATTATCGGAGCCATCACTCCTTTGTGGATTTTCATCCCTGTTTTTACAGCACTTCCTACTTTGGGACTCAAAGACTATTACATAGAAAACCTGAATCTGCTTACTTCTTTGGATTTTATATGGCATTACAATGAAGGCTATTTTTTCTGGTATCTCTATCCCTTGGTACTTATACTTATACATATTATCGGGCTTGTTTATCTTTACTCCAGTTACTGGCAGGAGAGAGTGAAAAATCGTACTCTTCTTTTTTCCGCGAGCCGTACCACGACTTATCTGATGACTTTGGCTATGTTTACAGGCCCTTCTTATAAAGGCATGTTGTTTCTGAGTATAATCCCTTTGGGGATACTTTCGGCTCGTGCATTATCCAAGGTAAGGCACAAACTTGACCGTTACCTTATCACCATCATTATTATCCTCTCTATCGCCAGCATTATTCTTCCGCTTTTCTTGTAG
- a CDS encoding translation initiation factor, with amino-acid sequence MSDWKDRLGIMYSTNPNFKYKTAESQDEENTFPPEKQPLKVKLDKKNRNGKEVCLVTGFVGSDENCNILCKTLKQKCGVGGSAKDKQIIIQGNRKERVLAVLHELGYSKAKII; translated from the coding sequence ATGTCCGATTGGAAAGACCGTTTGGGTATTATGTATAGTACAAACCCCAATTTTAAATATAAAACAGCTGAGTCACAGGATGAGGAAAATACTTTTCCTCCCGAAAAACAGCCTCTGAAAGTAAAGCTGGATAAGAAAAATAGAAATGGAAAAGAAGTATGCCTTGTCACAGGATTTGTAGGCTCTGACGAGAATTGCAACATTCTGTGTAAAACTCTAAAGCAAAAATGTGGAGTGGGAGGGAGTGCCAAGGATAAACAAATCATAATCCAAGGAAACCGCAAAGAACGTGTGCTTGCAGTATTGCACGAACTCGGATACTCGAAAGCTAAGATAATATAG
- the purD gene encoding phosphoribosylamine--glycine ligase, with the protein MRILLLGSGGREHAMAWRINQSNMTDELFIAPGNPGMESLGKIFPDIQVNNFEGIASLALKENIDLLVVGPEDPLVHGITDYFALKPELRHIRIAGPCAQGAKLEGSKDFSKAFMLKYGIPTAAYRTFTSETIHEANEYLKTLKAPYVLKADGLAAGKGVIIAQSLEEAQSELKEMLGGRFGNAGNRIVIEEFLQGIECSVFVACDGRDYRILPVAKDYKRIGDGDTGPNTGGMGAISPVKFADKDFMSKVEERIIKPTIHGLIQENIDYKGFIFIGLMNVAGEPYVIEYNCRLGDPETEAIMLRIKSDFADMLYRIASGSLADYQLEIDPRTVATVIMVSGGYPGEYQKGFEILMPLDSDETILFHAGTKRDGHSIVTNGGRVVAISSYGSDIASAIERSYAKASQVVFEGKNYRHDIGKDLMNL; encoded by the coding sequence ATGAGAATATTGTTATTAGGCTCCGGAGGACGCGAGCACGCCATGGCATGGCGCATCAACCAAAGCAATATGACCGATGAACTTTTCATTGCTCCGGGCAATCCCGGTATGGAGAGTTTAGGTAAGATATTCCCGGATATTCAGGTCAATAACTTCGAGGGTATCGCATCTTTGGCTTTGAAAGAAAATATAGATCTGTTAGTCGTAGGACCGGAGGATCCCTTGGTGCATGGTATTACCGATTATTTTGCACTCAAGCCTGAGCTTCGTCACATTCGGATAGCTGGGCCGTGTGCGCAGGGTGCAAAGCTCGAAGGAAGTAAAGATTTCAGTAAGGCATTTATGCTCAAATATGGTATCCCTACAGCAGCATACCGCACTTTCACATCAGAAACAATCCATGAAGCCAATGAGTATCTGAAAACGCTCAAGGCGCCTTACGTTCTCAAGGCCGATGGTCTGGCGGCAGGTAAAGGAGTGATTATTGCCCAAAGTCTCGAAGAAGCTCAAAGCGAACTCAAAGAGATGCTGGGAGGTCGTTTTGGCAATGCCGGTAATCGTATTGTTATAGAGGAGTTTCTACAAGGGATAGAATGCTCTGTTTTTGTTGCTTGCGACGGTAGAGATTACCGCATATTACCGGTTGCTAAGGATTACAAACGTATTGGAGATGGTGACACGGGGCCCAATACTGGCGGTATGGGGGCCATATCTCCCGTAAAGTTTGCTGATAAAGATTTCATGTCCAAAGTGGAAGAGCGTATCATAAAGCCCACGATTCATGGACTTATTCAAGAAAACATCGACTATAAGGGGTTCATCTTTATAGGACTGATGAATGTCGCAGGCGAGCCGTATGTAATAGAATATAATTGTCGCTTGGGAGATCCCGAAACCGAGGCGATAATGCTTCGTATAAAATCGGATTTTGCAGATATGCTTTATCGTATTGCTTCGGGCTCATTGGCCGATTATCAGCTGGAAATAGATCCACGCACCGTAGCTACCGTAATCATGGTATCTGGGGGCTATCCCGGCGAATATCAAAAAGGCTTTGAGATACTCATGCCTTTGGATAGTGATGAGACTATCCTTTTCCATGCGGGAACTAAGCGTGACGGACACTCCATTGTAACTAACGGAGGGCGCGTTGTAGCTATAAGTAGTTACGGATCTGACATTGCTTCTGCTATTGAGAGGTCATATGCCAAAGCCTCTCAAGTGGTATTCGAAGGCAAAAACTACCGCCATGATATTGGCAAAGATTTAATGAATTTGTAA
- the fsa gene encoding fructose-6-phosphate aldolase: MKFFLDTANLDQIREANDLGVLDGVTTNPSLMAKEGISGTERCNQHYIDICNIVRGGDISAEVIATEYDEMIKEGMILHNLHPQIVVKVPCTADGIKAIKYFSDNGILTNCTLVFSLGQALLAAKAGANYVSPFVGRLDDICSDGISLVGDIVDMYRTYGYETQVLAASIRHTQHIIECLRVGADVATCPLSAIKGLLKHPLTDSGLKQFLEDHKKAAEKTK; encoded by the coding sequence ATGAAATTCTTTTTAGATACAGCCAATCTTGACCAGATCCGTGAAGCTAATGACTTAGGTGTTTTGGACGGCGTTACTACCAATCCGTCTCTGATGGCCAAAGAAGGAATTAGCGGTACAGAACGTTGTAACCAACACTATATTGATATTTGCAATATAGTTCGTGGAGGAGATATCAGCGCAGAAGTTATCGCTACCGAATATGATGAAATGATTAAGGAAGGTATGATTCTTCATAATCTGCATCCTCAAATTGTAGTGAAAGTCCCTTGTACGGCTGATGGTATCAAAGCCATAAAATATTTTTCGGACAATGGTATCCTAACTAATTGTACTTTGGTTTTCAGCCTTGGGCAAGCTTTATTGGCGGCTAAAGCAGGAGCCAATTATGTTTCTCCTTTTGTGGGCAGACTTGATGATATTTGTTCAGATGGGATCAGCCTTGTGGGGGATATTGTGGATATGTATCGCACTTATGGTTATGAAACGCAAGTATTGGCTGCTTCCATCAGGCATACTCAGCATATTATAGAATGTTTGCGTGTGGGTGCTGATGTCGCTACTTGTCCATTGTCCGCAATCAAAGGATTGCTGAAGCATCCACTTACCGATAGCGGATTGAAACAATTCCTCGAAGATCATAAAAAAGCAGCAGAAAAGACCAAGTAA
- a CDS encoding S9 family peptidase, whose protein sequence is MSGVMLNPCAAQQGKKSFTLEELIPGGKDFRNLYPRNVLALQWAGKQYVYFKDGKIIQGTPGKTLKEGVLLTVEDLNKILPADDRAQKMPGFQVIDKATGLMLMYGQKGEYLIDPYAKKLMAYYPYISGASEFDYSPHNNSAALVKNHNLYILKAGAKGEQDLIAVSKDGTDAVVYGEAAHQREFGIEKGTFWSPNGDKLAFYRMDQSMVAPYPLVDINQRKATEAPVRYPMAGMPSHHVTLGVYDLESGKTVYIKTGEPKEKYLTNISWSPDGKTIYIAEVNRAQNQCDVTAYDASSGARIKVLFTEKDDKYIEPTHPLVFVPGKKDQFIWESRIDGWNHLYLYNTDGKKLRQITKGAWEVTAFMGFDSKGQKIFFESTQASPLECHLYTSDLHGKKIKDLTPVKGYHRAQLSADAKYVIDIYQSTTIPRNTDIIAVDDVKVKINLLTAPNPDEGYNMPEISLGKLKANDGKTDLYYRLVKPVNFDPQKKYPTVVYVYGGPHAQLVHETWHGDARGWDIYMAQQGYVVFTLDNRGSSNRGAAFEQIVHRQLGKIEMQDQMTGVEFLKSLPYVDKDRMGVHGWSFGGFMTTNLMLTHSDVFKVGVAGGPVMDWSRYEIMYGERYMDMPQENPEGYEAANLTMRAKDLKGHLLLIHGDMDNVVVLQHSLLFLEACVNARTYPDYFIYPGHTHNVSGRDRVHLHEKITRYFNDYLK, encoded by the coding sequence ATGAGTGGAGTTATGCTGAACCCCTGTGCTGCTCAGCAAGGCAAAAAGTCTTTCACTTTAGAAGAGCTTATTCCGGGAGGCAAGGATTTCAGAAATCTATATCCGCGGAATGTTCTGGCCTTGCAATGGGCCGGTAAGCAGTATGTGTACTTCAAAGATGGTAAGATTATTCAGGGAACTCCCGGTAAAACTCTCAAAGAGGGTGTGCTCCTTACAGTAGAAGATCTGAATAAGATATTACCTGCTGATGATCGTGCTCAAAAAATGCCGGGTTTTCAAGTTATAGACAAAGCCACAGGTTTGATGCTGATGTATGGCCAGAAAGGGGAATATCTTATTGATCCCTACGCTAAAAAGCTTATGGCTTATTATCCTTACATTTCAGGTGCATCGGAATTTGATTATAGTCCGCATAATAACTCTGCTGCATTAGTCAAAAATCACAACTTGTATATTCTCAAAGCAGGAGCTAAGGGCGAACAAGATCTTATAGCAGTATCCAAGGATGGTACTGATGCTGTGGTATACGGCGAAGCTGCACACCAGCGTGAATTTGGTATCGAAAAAGGAACCTTTTGGAGTCCCAACGGCGATAAATTGGCTTTTTATCGCATGGACCAAAGCATGGTGGCTCCTTATCCGCTTGTGGATATCAACCAACGTAAGGCTACGGAAGCTCCTGTGCGTTATCCGATGGCAGGGATGCCCAGTCATCATGTTACATTGGGAGTATATGATCTGGAAAGCGGTAAGACTGTTTATATAAAAACAGGTGAGCCCAAAGAAAAATATCTTACCAACATATCGTGGAGTCCTGATGGTAAAACTATTTATATCGCAGAGGTAAACAGAGCACAAAACCAATGTGATGTGACGGCGTATGATGCATCTTCAGGGGCACGTATCAAGGTCCTTTTTACAGAAAAAGATGATAAATACATTGAGCCCACTCATCCACTCGTTTTCGTTCCGGGTAAAAAGGATCAGTTTATTTGGGAAAGCCGTATAGACGGATGGAATCATTTATACCTTTATAATACGGATGGAAAGAAACTACGACAGATCACAAAAGGAGCATGGGAAGTAACTGCATTTATGGGGTTTGATTCCAAGGGCCAAAAGATATTCTTCGAAAGCACGCAGGCATCACCTTTGGAGTGTCACTTGTATACCTCGGATTTGCATGGTAAGAAGATAAAAGATCTCACACCCGTCAAGGGATATCATAGGGCACAGCTATCAGCTGATGCAAAATATGTGATAGATATATATCAATCCACTACCATTCCTCGTAATACAGATATTATTGCAGTAGATGATGTTAAGGTGAAGATAAATTTGCTCACCGCTCCCAATCCTGATGAAGGCTATAATATGCCGGAGATCAGCCTGGGCAAGCTCAAAGCAAATGATGGTAAGACGGATTTATATTACCGACTTGTCAAGCCTGTAAACTTTGACCCGCAGAAGAAATATCCTACCGTAGTATATGTTTATGGCGGTCCCCATGCCCAACTTGTACATGAGACTTGGCATGGTGATGCCCGTGGATGGGATATCTATATGGCTCAGCAGGGATATGTGGTATTTACACTGGACAATAGAGGCTCATCCAACAGAGGAGCTGCTTTTGAGCAAATAGTGCATAGGCAATTGGGTAAGATAGAGATGCAGGATCAAATGACAGGAGTAGAGTTCTTGAAATCCCTACCTTATGTAGATAAAGATCGTATGGGTGTACATGGCTGGAGTTTCGGCGGCTTTATGACAACAAATCTCATGCTTACCCACTCGGATGTTTTTAAAGTCGGTGTAGCAGGAGGCCCCGTTATGGATTGGAGCCGTTATGAGATCATGTATGGTGAAAGATATATGGATATGCCTCAGGAAAACCCTGAGGGTTATGAGGCAGCCAACCTCACCATGCGTGCCAAAGACCTCAAAGGCCATTTGCTCCTAATACATGGTGATATGGATAATGTTGTGGTTCTTCAGCATAGTCTGCTCTTTTTGGAAGCATGTGTCAATGCTCGCACATACCCCGATTACTTCATTTATCCGGGGCATACTCATAATGTGTCGGGGAGAGACAGAGTGCATTTGCATGAAAAAATTACAAGATACTTTAATGACTATTTGAAATGA
- a CDS encoding TlpA disulfide reductase family protein — MKKLFLLLLSVACAFSVKAQNSNLKLEPEKPIAGSKVQMTYTGDLVSEGMTIKAYVFNLNQRTKTEAIPYTINDKNVTASFSIPDSTTFILFEFKSKENKKPENLGVNIFDKKGSPVKGTYINDAQIQMRLFKNFDKAVSLFEKEFKTTPALKEEFIGEYLRAKYSADKSSQKEVADTARKFYDKKIKEGKSDAGISILISYISQDDKAKQDSLERRVIKRFPKGETALFKETRSLFETKDPDKVIAIYKQITQKYPESELNKVSRFLDSHIMNAYIEKMDLPSFEASIAKIKDDFEKASNYNEMAWKLCDENKHLEKAKDYAQKATELANITQKETLSSQELVRYEQRKGGYMDTYAAILEKSGDKIKALETQKEAVKLTEGQQKSINERLIQLLLENNKASEALSQSEAFMLEQKNNAGIDSMYKVAYVKVKGSDAGLKEAFDKLKTAEIAAYKKSLKEEMTDTPAPDFALKDLDGKEVKLSDFKGYVVIIDFWASWCGPCKASMPGMQKAMHQLQDKKVKFLFVNAFENDNMEQRIAMIKKMLKERKLEDFTVLLDESKDGKFAVSTAFGIQPIPAKVIVDREGKIRFRAIGYKGDESELVNELAMMVSIIDEK, encoded by the coding sequence ATGAAAAAATTATTTCTATTGCTCTTGTCTGTAGCATGTGCCTTCAGTGTAAAGGCACAAAACAGCAATCTAAAGTTAGAGCCCGAAAAACCTATTGCCGGCAGTAAAGTACAAATGACTTACACAGGCGACCTCGTCAGTGAAGGCATGACCATAAAAGCCTACGTATTTAATTTGAATCAAAGAACAAAAACTGAAGCAATACCATATACAATCAATGACAAGAATGTTACAGCTTCTTTTTCCATTCCTGATAGTACGACCTTCATCTTATTTGAGTTCAAAAGCAAAGAAAACAAAAAGCCGGAGAATTTGGGCGTAAATATTTTTGATAAAAAGGGATCTCCCGTAAAAGGGACTTATATCAATGACGCTCAAATACAAATGAGATTATTCAAGAACTTCGACAAAGCAGTATCACTCTTTGAAAAAGAATTCAAAACCACCCCTGCGCTCAAAGAGGAGTTTATAGGGGAATACCTTAGAGCCAAATATAGTGCTGACAAATCTTCTCAAAAAGAGGTAGCAGACACTGCCCGAAAGTTTTATGACAAAAAAATAAAAGAAGGCAAAAGTGACGCAGGCATATCTATCCTTATTTCGTACATAAGCCAAGATGACAAAGCAAAACAAGACTCTCTGGAACGCCGTGTGATCAAGAGATTTCCCAAAGGTGAGACAGCTTTATTTAAAGAGACCAGAAGCTTATTTGAAACCAAAGATCCTGATAAGGTTATTGCAATATACAAGCAAATTACTCAAAAATATCCTGAAAGTGAGCTTAATAAAGTATCGAGATTCCTTGATTCTCATATTATGAATGCTTATATAGAGAAGATGGACTTACCCAGCTTTGAAGCCTCTATAGCTAAAATCAAAGATGATTTCGAGAAAGCATCCAATTATAATGAAATGGCTTGGAAGCTATGCGACGAAAACAAGCATCTTGAGAAAGCAAAAGACTATGCACAAAAAGCAACTGAGCTGGCAAATATAACTCAGAAAGAAACCTTATCATCCCAAGAGTTAGTTCGCTACGAACAACGCAAAGGCGGATATATGGATACATACGCAGCCATATTAGAGAAAAGCGGAGACAAGATCAAAGCTCTGGAGACTCAAAAAGAAGCTGTGAAACTGACCGAGGGGCAACAAAAAAGCATCAACGAAAGACTAATACAATTGTTGCTGGAGAATAACAAAGCCTCAGAAGCTCTAAGCCAATCTGAAGCATTTATGCTCGAGCAAAAAAACAATGCCGGTATAGACTCCATGTATAAAGTAGCCTATGTAAAAGTCAAAGGGAGTGATGCAGGGCTCAAGGAGGCTTTCGATAAGCTCAAAACTGCAGAAATAGCAGCATATAAGAAAAGTCTGAAAGAAGAGATGACTGATACACCGGCTCCGGATTTTGCGCTGAAAGATTTGGATGGAAAGGAAGTGAAGCTTTCAGACTTCAAAGGTTACGTGGTGATAATAGATTTTTGGGCTTCCTGGTGCGGCCCCTGCAAAGCGTCTATGCCGGGAATGCAAAAAGCGATGCATCAATTACAGGACAAAAAGGTTAAATTCCTGTTCGTTAACGCTTTTGAGAATGACAACATGGAACAGAGAATTGCCATGATCAAAAAAATGTTGAAAGAACGTAAACTGGAAGACTTCACCGTACTTCTTGACGAAAGCAAAGATGGCAAATTTGCAGTAAGTACAGCTTTCGGCATTCAACCTATACCTGCTAAGGTAATCGTAGACAGAGAAGGCAAGATCAGGTTTAGAGCTATCGGTTATAAGGGAGATGAATCCGAGTTGGTGAACGAACTTGCCATGATGGTATCTATTATAGATGAAAAGTAA
- a CDS encoding THUMP domain-containing class I SAM-dependent RNA methyltransferase, producing MTAKTLFGLEEILADELKTLGANDIVIGRRMVGFTGDKALLYSANIKLRTALRILKPIVTFKAKTPDDIYERLVKYDWSEILSSDQTFAIDAVIYSEDFTHSQYVSYKTKDAIADYFREREGKRPSVRLKNPDVMLNIHISHNDVTVSLDSSGDSLHKRGYRIAQTDAPLNEVLAAGIILKTGWRGETDLIDPMCGSGTFLIEAALIARNIAPGIYRSGYAFEKWPDFDQELFQSIYQDDSDEKIFEHHIYGSDILPEAISKARANVSRAGLDRDISLEVSPMQRLEAPAQKALVVMNPPYGERIRMQDASDLYGMIGERLKHIFTGCSAWVLAYKPEHFNSIGLKPSSKTTLMNGGLECELRSYELFDGSRKDFKENPHKMFVSKGNDERPARRFERSDDRGSFRRERKFDKSTSSDDRRRGGFKKEDRFGAKSERRERPERRFDKNKPFGAKSRGDNEKRFSDRGKPSRPDFKGNDSAKKEWPTDRFKKDWPTDRFKKEGDDNEYDGTRKRRTPQIQVFKNIDDNKDQ from the coding sequence ATGACCGCCAAAACATTATTTGGCCTCGAAGAGATATTAGCAGACGAATTAAAGACGTTAGGAGCCAATGATATTGTCATAGGTCGCCGTATGGTAGGATTTACCGGAGACAAAGCATTGCTCTATAGCGCTAATATCAAATTACGCACGGCTTTACGGATACTAAAACCAATCGTAACATTCAAAGCCAAAACACCGGATGATATATACGAACGTCTTGTGAAATATGATTGGTCTGAAATACTATCTTCGGATCAAACATTTGCTATAGATGCGGTAATTTATTCCGAAGATTTTACCCACTCGCAATACGTAAGCTATAAGACAAAGGATGCTATTGCTGATTATTTTCGTGAGCGTGAAGGCAAACGTCCTTCTGTGAGATTGAAAAATCCGGATGTTATGCTCAATATTCATATCTCTCACAATGATGTTACAGTTTCGTTGGACAGTTCCGGTGACAGTTTGCACAAAAGAGGTTATCGTATTGCCCAGACGGATGCACCACTCAACGAAGTCCTTGCTGCAGGTATTATACTCAAAACGGGATGGAGAGGCGAAACAGACCTTATAGATCCTATGTGTGGGTCAGGAACATTTCTTATTGAAGCAGCTCTGATTGCACGTAATATAGCTCCGGGGATCTATCGCTCCGGATATGCTTTTGAGAAATGGCCCGATTTTGACCAGGAGCTTTTCCAGTCGATTTATCAGGATGATTCGGACGAAAAAATATTTGAGCATCATATTTATGGTTCGGATATTTTGCCTGAAGCCATATCCAAAGCCCGTGCCAATGTCTCTCGAGCCGGGCTTGACAGAGATATCTCTCTCGAAGTATCCCCCATGCAACGTTTGGAAGCCCCTGCACAAAAGGCTTTGGTTGTAATGAACCCTCCTTATGGCGAGCGTATTCGTATGCAAGACGCTTCAGACCTTTATGGCATGATAGGAGAAAGACTGAAGCATATTTTTACCGGATGTTCGGCTTGGGTGCTTGCTTACAAACCCGAGCATTTCAATAGCATCGGTCTCAAGCCTTCGAGCAAAACTACTCTGATGAACGGGGGGCTTGAGTGTGAGCTTAGAAGTTATGAGCTATTTGACGGATCTAGAAAAGATTTTAAAGAAAACCCACATAAGATGTTTGTCTCCAAGGGTAATGACGAAAGACCTGCCAGGAGATTTGAAAGATCAGACGATCGTGGTAGTTTCCGCAGGGAGCGTAAGTTTGATAAAAGTACTTCATCTGATGACAGACGACGCGGAGGATTCAAAAAAGAAGATCGTTTCGGAGCCAAAAGTGAGAGAAGAGAAAGACCAGAACGTCGTTTTGATAAGAATAAACCCTTTGGAGCCAAGTCAAGGGGCGATAATGAAAAACGCTTTTCGGATAGAGGTAAGCCTTCAAGACCTGATTTCAAAGGGAATGATTCGGCCAAAAAAGAATGGCCCACTGATCGCTTTAAGAAGGATTGGCCTACCGACCGCTTTAAAAAAGAGGGAGATGACAATGAATATGATGGAACGAGGAAAAGACGGACACCTCAAATACAAGTATTTAAGAATATAGATGATAATAAAGATCAATAA